One part of the Pecten maximus chromosome 1, xPecMax1.1, whole genome shotgun sequence genome encodes these proteins:
- the LOC117323752 gene encoding acyl carrier protein, mitochondrial-like isoform X2, whose product MAAMLKNVRLAVSVNRVCLRSQICKLTTAAYSHKCHRRISPNSNMQSILSNTKIAATTQRFCTSRVSITIEEIQERVLKVIKAHDTINAEKLELSSHFMNDLGLDSLDHVEIVMAIEDEFGFEIPDIDSERLLTPQDLIRYVADKEDIYD is encoded by the exons ATGGCTGCAATGTTGAAAAACGTGCGGCTTGCGGTCTCTGTGAATCGGGTATGCCTCAGAAGTCAGATATGTAAACTTACGACAGCTGCATATTCACACAAATGTCATCGAAGAATATCTCCAAATTCCAACATGCAGAGCATCTTGTCTAACACGAAG aTTGCAGCGACTACTCAGAGGTTTTGTACATCCAGGGTTTCAATTACAATAGAAGAAATTCAAGAGAGAGTGCTGAAAGTTATCAAGGCACATGATACAATTAATGCAGAAAAG CTTGAACTTAGTTCACATTTTATGAATGATCTTGGACTTGACAGTTTGGATCATGTGGAGATCGTTATGGCTATTGAAGATGAATTTG GTTTTGAAATTCCTGATATTGATTCTGAACGACTTCTAACCCCACAAGATTTAATTCGTTATGTGGCAGACAAAGAGGATATTTATGATTGA
- the LOC117323752 gene encoding acyl carrier protein, mitochondrial-like isoform X1: MAAMLKNVRLAVSVNRVCLRSQICKLTTAAYSHKCHRRISPNSNMQSILSNTKVNSFPLLRTYGKIGPPLTLKLIEDRILLTLKLYDKISPEKLELSSHFMNDLGLDSLDHVEIVMAIEDEFGFEIPDIDSERLLTPQDLIRYVADKEDIYD; encoded by the exons ATGGCTGCAATGTTGAAAAACGTGCGGCTTGCGGTCTCTGTGAATCGGGTATGCCTCAGAAGTCAGATATGTAAACTTACGACAGCTGCATATTCACACAAATGTCATCGAAGAATATCTCCAAATTCCAACATGCAGAGCATCTTGTCTAACACGAAG GTGAATAGTTTCCCCTTGCTCAGGACATACGGCAAGATTGGTCCTCCTCTTACATTGAAACTCATCGAGGACAGAATATTACTCACTCTCAAGCTCTATGATAAAATTAGTCCAGAAAAG CTTGAACTTAGTTCACATTTTATGAATGATCTTGGACTTGACAGTTTGGATCATGTGGAGATCGTTATGGCTATTGAAGATGAATTTG GTTTTGAAATTCCTGATATTGATTCTGAACGACTTCTAACCCCACAAGATTTAATTCGTTATGTGGCAGACAAAGAGGATATTTATGATTGA